A single Acidaminococcus sp. DNA region contains:
- a CDS encoding DNA recombination protein RmuC, with the protein MQTLLLAALLGALIITIIFLWQFQRTLRERENWQQQASREEAEKLRTSLDQKVTLSMSVVSDRLQQVSRSLGTLQSLSQNVGDLKKVMSNVKNRGIWGEMQLGQLLSDMLAPDQYGTNVAIRPRSQERVEFAIRLPGQDAAHPIWLPIDSKLPQEDYARLLEAREKGDADGETDAVKKLTTRVTAEARDIRDKYIAPPYSTDFGVMYLPLEGLFAEVVSIPGLISELQRKYRVTVAGPSTLAALLNSLQMGFRTLTIQRATSQVWQFVTRIRNDMETFDAAVDKARKKLDEAQKALEIVSQRSKILNQHLERAEKFTSRLDKSENNE; encoded by the coding sequence ATGCAGACATTGTTACTGGCCGCCCTGCTGGGGGCCCTTATCATTACTATCATTTTTCTCTGGCAGTTCCAGCGCACGCTGAGGGAACGAGAAAACTGGCAGCAGCAGGCTTCCCGCGAGGAGGCCGAAAAACTGCGGACAAGCCTGGACCAGAAAGTGACGCTGTCCATGAGCGTCGTGAGTGACCGGCTGCAGCAGGTAAGCCGCAGTCTGGGGACACTGCAGAGTCTCTCTCAGAATGTGGGAGACCTGAAGAAAGTTATGAGCAATGTAAAAAATCGCGGTATCTGGGGTGAAATGCAGCTTGGACAGCTGCTCTCCGACATGCTGGCTCCGGATCAGTACGGTACGAACGTAGCGATTCGTCCCCGCAGTCAGGAACGGGTGGAGTTTGCGATTCGCCTTCCCGGGCAGGACGCGGCTCATCCTATCTGGCTCCCCATTGATTCCAAATTGCCGCAGGAAGATTATGCCCGGCTCCTGGAAGCTCGGGAAAAGGGAGATGCCGACGGGGAAACGGATGCGGTCAAGAAACTGACCACTCGCGTTACGGCTGAAGCCAGGGATATCCGGGATAAGTATATTGCCCCGCCGTATTCGACGGATTTCGGAGTCATGTATCTGCCGCTGGAAGGTCTTTTTGCGGAAGTGGTTTCCATTCCGGGTCTTATCTCGGAGCTCCAGCGTAAATATAGAGTGACTGTTGCCGGACCATCTACGCTTGCGGCGCTTTTGAATAGTCTGCAGATGGGGTTCAGGACGCTGACTATTCAGCGCGCGACAAGCCAGGTCTGGCAGTTTGTGACGCGCATTCGCAATGATATGGAAACCTTTGACGCGGCCGTCGACAAGGCACGGAAGAAGCTTGACGAAGCCCAGAAAGCACTGGAAATTGTGTCTCAGCGCTCCAAGATTTTGAATCAGCATCTGGAAAGAGCAGAAAAATTTACCAGCAGGCTTGACAAATCGGAAAACAATGAGTAA
- a CDS encoding TetR/AcrR family transcriptional regulator, with the protein MQQRDAALTTKKLLSAAEALFDEKGYYPVTLKEIGKKTGCSSALVAYYFGGKQGLYQAVINQQLGRIHFLQNETETTELSPLKRLTFFLTHLLRLQLTPPGHLNLVYKEVLSPSGLLDDSAWQQILAMEKYMDQLLRDAAKEGEIRPFKSEKELSYFSFTLTSITETLFLVKGWQMPLNPEGKPLDEVLDDLVQFTLAPIKLEKGA; encoded by the coding sequence ATGCAGCAAAGAGACGCAGCACTGACAACCAAAAAATTGCTTTCCGCCGCGGAAGCACTTTTTGACGAAAAGGGGTACTACCCGGTCACACTGAAAGAAATCGGGAAGAAAACGGGATGCAGCAGCGCGCTCGTTGCCTACTATTTCGGAGGAAAGCAGGGGCTTTATCAAGCCGTTATCAACCAGCAGCTCGGGAGAATCCACTTTTTGCAGAATGAAACGGAAACGACTGAGCTTTCCCCGCTGAAACGGCTGACCTTTTTCCTGACCCATTTATTAAGACTCCAGCTGACTCCCCCGGGCCATCTGAATCTTGTCTACAAAGAGGTGCTGTCTCCCTCGGGGCTGCTCGATGACAGTGCCTGGCAGCAGATTCTGGCTATGGAAAAATATATGGATCAGCTTCTGCGTGACGCAGCCAAAGAAGGCGAAATTCGCCCCTTCAAGAGCGAGAAGGAATTATCCTATTTTTCTTTTACCCTGACTTCCATTACAGAAACACTGTTCCTCGTCAAAGGCTGGCAAATGCCATTAAATCCAGAGGGCAAGCCGCTGGATGAAGTGTTGGATGACTTGGTTCAATTTACTTTAGCCCCAATCAAACTTGAGAAGGGAGCCTGA
- a CDS encoding efflux RND transporter periplasmic adaptor subunit has translation MREKITGFLQSHKKPIAIFFAVVFAALIGRALYKALYKPKVEKTAPYVRTVTVGKGDYTTDYTYPGTIRGKYESTLAFQVSGRITQRNVNLGDQVRAGDILMVIDPKDVQQAVDNAQAAVNSAASNAKLARDNARRYHALYNQGAVSESVWDTYRTQHEAAEAALAQAQAQLATAMNQLGYTQLTADHDGVVSSVTGEVGQVAAAGSPMVTVVQDGNREIEIYVPEGRLGTIAPNMPCTVTFWALNDVTAEGTIRYISPMADAATKTYKVRIALPAMPEGAKLGMTAKVSLGTGSHTAVVIPRSALYETSGTTEVWVVKDGKVSLVPVVLGPYQDDNVIIKSGLSDGDVVVTAGISKLREGMEVKLEGSAS, from the coding sequence ATGAGAGAAAAAATCACAGGCTTTCTGCAGAGCCACAAAAAGCCGATTGCTATTTTCTTTGCAGTCGTGTTTGCCGCGCTCATCGGACGTGCGCTCTATAAAGCCCTGTATAAGCCCAAGGTCGAAAAGACGGCGCCTTATGTCCGCACTGTTACCGTCGGCAAAGGAGATTACACGACAGATTATACCTATCCGGGTACAATCCGCGGCAAATACGAATCGACCCTGGCTTTCCAGGTCAGCGGGCGCATCACGCAGCGTAATGTCAATCTGGGCGATCAGGTCCGGGCAGGAGACATCCTGATGGTCATCGACCCGAAAGACGTCCAGCAGGCAGTGGACAACGCGCAGGCAGCCGTCAATTCCGCAGCAAGCAACGCCAAGCTTGCCCGCGATAACGCCCGCCGTTACCATGCTCTGTATAACCAAGGCGCGGTCAGTGAATCCGTCTGGGATACGTACCGCACGCAGCACGAAGCGGCTGAGGCAGCACTGGCACAGGCCCAGGCACAGCTTGCCACAGCGATGAACCAGCTCGGATACACACAGCTTACGGCAGATCATGACGGTGTCGTTTCTTCCGTCACCGGTGAAGTCGGTCAGGTAGCTGCCGCAGGATCTCCTATGGTCACGGTTGTGCAGGACGGCAATCGGGAAATTGAAATCTATGTACCGGAAGGCCGTCTGGGTACCATTGCTCCGAATATGCCCTGCACCGTCACCTTCTGGGCACTGAACGACGTAACGGCGGAAGGAACCATCCGCTACATCTCCCCGATGGCCGACGCTGCCACCAAGACATATAAAGTACGGATTGCCCTTCCGGCAATGCCCGAAGGCGCTAAATTGGGAATGACGGCCAAAGTGTCGCTGGGAACCGGCAGTCATACGGCCGTTGTGATTCCTCGTTCCGCCCTCTACGAAACAAGCGGCACGACCGAAGTCTGGGTGGTGAAAGACGGCAAAGTATCCCTCGTTCCCGTAGTATTGGGACCTTATCAGGACGACAACGTCATCATTAAGAGCGGTCTTTCTGACGGCGATGTCGTGGTTACGGCCGGTATCAGCAAGCTGCGGGAAGGAATGGAGGTTAAACTGGAAGGAAGTGCGTCCTGA